A genomic segment from Phragmites australis chromosome 6, lpPhrAust1.1, whole genome shotgun sequence encodes:
- the LOC133922286 gene encoding probable inactive nicotinamidase At3g16190 isoform X1, with amino-acid sequence MPSHLALLSCLLVLLLSLDKFLLHYLKRRWFSGASAGGTVPRGPAKSRRPMAAAKWSETAMLVIDMQKDFVDPSMRSPMLVGGGEAVVPAVAKAVAVARERGIFIVWVVREHDPSGRDVELFRRHHYSGGKGPTVKGLKGAELADGLVIKEGEYKLVKTRFSAFFATHLDSVLKTAGIKNLVIVGVQTPNCIRQTVFDAVALDYEKVTVIIDATAAARPEIHLSNIRDMKNIGVETPALEEWCR; translated from the exons ATGCCATCACATCTGGCGCTGCTGTCGTGCCTGCTGGTGCTGCTCCTCTCGCTCGACAAGTTCCTCCTCCACTACCTCAAGAGGCGCTGGTTCTccggcgccagcgccggcgGCACCGTCCCGAGGGGACCCGCCAAATCGAGGCGACCCATGGCGGCCGCCAAGTGGAGCGAGACGGCCATGCTCGTCATCGACATGCAG aaggaCTTCGTGGACCCGTCGATGCGCAGCCCGATGCTGGTGGGCGGTGGCGAGGCCgtcgtccccgccgtcgccaagGCCGTCGCCGTCGCAAGGGAGCGCGGCATCTTCATCGTCTGG GTTGTCAGAGAGCATGACCCTTCTGGAAGAGATGTTGAACTTTTCCGCAGGCACCACTACTCTGGGGGTAAGGGTCCGACAGTGAAAGGTTTAAAAGGCGCGGAGTTGGCTGATGGGCTTGTTATCAAAGAAGGGGAATATAAGTTGGTGAAGACAAGATTTAGTGCTTTCTTTGCGACGCACCTTGATTCTGTCCTCAAAACTGCAGGAATAAAGAACTTGGTTATTGTTG GGGTTCAAACACCAAATTGCATTCGGCAGACTGTCTTTGATGCTGTTGCACTGGACTATGAGAAAGTTACCGTTATTATTGATGCAACAGCTGCTGCTAGGCCAGAAATCCATCTGT CAAATATCAGGGACATGAAGAACATCGGAGTGGAAACACCAGCCTTGGAAGAATGGTGCCGCTAG
- the LOC133922286 gene encoding probable inactive nicotinamidase At3g16190 isoform X2 produces the protein MPSHLALLSCLLVLLLSLDKFLLHYLKRRWFSGASAGGTVPRGPAKSRRPMAAAKWSETAMLVIDMQKDFVDPSMRSPMLVGGGEAVVPAVAKAVAVARERGIFIVWVVREHDPSGRDVELFRRHHYSGGKGPTVKGLKGAELADGLVIKEGEYKLVKTRFSAFFATHLDSVLKTAGIKNLVIVGVQTPNCIRQTVFDAVALDYEKVTVIIDATAAARPEIHLWT, from the exons ATGCCATCACATCTGGCGCTGCTGTCGTGCCTGCTGGTGCTGCTCCTCTCGCTCGACAAGTTCCTCCTCCACTACCTCAAGAGGCGCTGGTTCTccggcgccagcgccggcgGCACCGTCCCGAGGGGACCCGCCAAATCGAGGCGACCCATGGCGGCCGCCAAGTGGAGCGAGACGGCCATGCTCGTCATCGACATGCAG aaggaCTTCGTGGACCCGTCGATGCGCAGCCCGATGCTGGTGGGCGGTGGCGAGGCCgtcgtccccgccgtcgccaagGCCGTCGCCGTCGCAAGGGAGCGCGGCATCTTCATCGTCTGG GTTGTCAGAGAGCATGACCCTTCTGGAAGAGATGTTGAACTTTTCCGCAGGCACCACTACTCTGGGGGTAAGGGTCCGACAGTGAAAGGTTTAAAAGGCGCGGAGTTGGCTGATGGGCTTGTTATCAAAGAAGGGGAATATAAGTTGGTGAAGACAAGATTTAGTGCTTTCTTTGCGACGCACCTTGATTCTGTCCTCAAAACTGCAGGAATAAAGAACTTGGTTATTGTTG GGGTTCAAACACCAAATTGCATTCGGCAGACTGTCTTTGATGCTGTTGCACTGGACTATGAGAAAGTTACCGTTATTATTGATGCAACAGCTGCTGCTAGGCCAGAAATCCATCTGT GGACATGA